In Desulfovibrio sp. 86, the following proteins share a genomic window:
- a CDS encoding ABC transporter ATP-binding protein has product MSSEGKISIRNVTKIYDPDGLNVCAIDNCSLELDAGEFCMVVGPSGCGKTTLLNAIAGFHDISSGEIYLDGQLLCSANKQTPPVKERIVVFQNGALFPWYTVLENTTFGPVVQGEDESSARRRAMDLLGELGLQATANSYPGELSSGMKRRVEIARALMNDPKVLLLDEPFRAMDAVTKGVMHEFLLRVYDRVRKTIFFITHDLEEAILLGSKVVVMTTRPCRVKQMINVDIPRPRDIKVQTSERYCELKSLIVNAVHEEAYKAFEAGERELA; this is encoded by the coding sequence ATGTCCAGTGAAGGCAAAATCAGTATCCGTAATGTGACCAAAATTTATGACCCCGATGGTCTCAATGTCTGCGCAATAGACAATTGTTCCCTGGAGCTGGACGCGGGTGAGTTCTGCATGGTCGTCGGCCCTTCGGGCTGTGGCAAGACCACGCTTCTCAATGCCATTGCCGGGTTTCACGACATTTCTTCGGGCGAGATATATCTGGACGGCCAGCTTCTCTGCTCTGCCAACAAACAAACGCCCCCCGTCAAGGAACGCATTGTGGTTTTTCAGAACGGGGCTCTGTTCCCCTGGTACACCGTGCTTGAAAATACCACGTTCGGCCCTGTGGTGCAGGGAGAGGACGAATCTTCGGCACGCAGGAGGGCCATGGACCTTTTGGGGGAGTTGGGCTTGCAGGCCACGGCCAACAGTTATCCCGGGGAGCTTTCGTCAGGCATGAAGCGCCGTGTGGAAATCGCCCGCGCGCTCATGAACGACCCCAAGGTTCTGCTGCTCGACGAGCCTTTTCGTGCCATGGACGCCGTGACCAAGGGCGTTATGCACGAGTTCCTGCTGCGGGTTTATGACCGGGTGCGCAAAACCATTTTTTTTATCACGCATGATTTGGAAGAGGCGATCCTGCTCGGCAGCAAAGTAGTTGTGATGACCACCAGACCTTGCCGTGTAAAGCAGATGATCAACGTAGATATCCCTCGCCCCCGCGACATCAAGGTGCAGACATCCGAACGGTATTGCGAGCTCAAAAGCCTCATCGTCAATGCCGTGCATGAAGAAGCATACAAGGCTTTTGAAGCCGGTGAGCGCGAGCTCGCTTAA
- a CDS encoding ABC transporter permease, protein MLEVAASAGEVPVEKKNSIAVRILHSLTNKDSRRGLLLGLIGTVGFLFFWWLATEKLKLPRFEKLPGPVLCWNEFISRDPVFGTSIFTPQYYMHIMWSCLRILAGFTIATCLGVPLGLFMGWKKKVRDYAFPVLELLRPIPTMAWVPLAILMFSGREAPIIFLACLASFFATVLNTLLGVDSIDEVYFRAAMCLGASERNVFTRVVIPGALPFIFTGLQISMGVAWFSLVAAEMLSGEYGLGYLIWDSYVLSQYPVIVIGMATLGLIGYFCSAIIRMVGNQLMRWTVR, encoded by the coding sequence ATGCTTGAAGTCGCCGCGTCTGCGGGCGAAGTCCCCGTGGAGAAAAAGAACAGTATTGCCGTTCGGATCCTGCATAGCCTGACAAACAAAGATTCGAGAAGAGGTCTGCTGCTGGGGCTTATCGGCACTGTAGGGTTCCTGTTTTTCTGGTGGCTGGCCACGGAAAAGCTCAAATTGCCCCGATTTGAAAAATTGCCTGGGCCCGTGTTGTGTTGGAACGAATTTATATCACGTGATCCAGTCTTTGGCACGTCCATTTTCACGCCGCAATACTACATGCATATCATGTGGAGTTGCCTGCGCATTCTTGCCGGCTTCACTATTGCCACTTGTCTCGGCGTCCCTTTGGGCCTGTTTATGGGCTGGAAGAAAAAAGTGCGCGATTATGCCTTCCCCGTACTGGAACTGTTGCGCCCTATTCCCACAATGGCGTGGGTTCCGCTGGCTATCCTGATGTTTTCAGGGCGCGAGGCTCCCATCATATTCCTGGCTTGTTTGGCCTCTTTCTTCGCCACAGTACTGAACACTCTGCTGGGCGTCGATTCCATCGACGAGGTTTATTTTCGCGCCGCCATGTGCTTGGGCGCCTCCGAGCGGAATGTGTTCACACGCGTGGTTATCCCTGGTGCTTTGCCTTTCATCTTCACGGGGTTGCAGATCAGTATGGGCGTGGCTTGGTTTTCGCTGGTGGCGGCCGAGATGCTCTCTGGGGAATACGGCCTTGGCTACCTGATCTGGGATTCCTATGTCCTGAGCCAGTATCCCGTCATTGTTATCGGCATGGCCACGCTTGGGCTCATTGGCTATTTCTGCAGCGCGATTATCCGCATGGTCGGCAATCAGCTCATGCGTTGGACGGTGAGGTAA
- a CDS encoding ABC transporter permease encodes MSKKKIPLLARLETIEFQRGVISITTLIVIWEVGRSLKFPMLESMPAPHEVLGVLGGLLADPSYWQNWMASIYRVFKGFLFAQIVGIPLGLTMAASRTFFGIVFPSFEILRPIPPLAWVPISIIFWPTTEMSITFVIFLGAFYTVVLNVVGGAKNIDARLTRAAISLGARRWDIFCKVVLPATLPSIFTGMAVGMGITWEVVVAAEMIAGKSGLGYLTWSSYVGGNYPQIVIGMMSIGVVGYLSSSAIRKLGHYCMPWTRTF; translated from the coding sequence ATGAGCAAGAAAAAAATTCCCTTGCTGGCCAGGCTGGAAACCATCGAATTCCAGCGCGGCGTCATTTCCATCACCACGCTCATCGTCATTTGGGAAGTAGGACGCTCCTTAAAGTTCCCCATGCTGGAATCTATGCCGGCCCCGCATGAGGTTCTAGGGGTGCTCGGCGGGCTTCTGGCCGATCCATCGTACTGGCAAAACTGGATGGCAAGTATCTATCGCGTGTTTAAAGGTTTTTTGTTTGCACAAATCGTCGGCATTCCCTTGGGTCTGACCATGGCGGCGAGCCGTACCTTTTTCGGCATTGTCTTTCCTTCTTTTGAAATATTGCGGCCCATTCCGCCTTTGGCGTGGGTGCCCATCTCCATCATCTTTTGGCCGACAACGGAAATGTCCATTACCTTTGTAATCTTTTTGGGCGCATTCTACACCGTGGTGCTCAATGTGGTCGGCGGCGCCAAGAATATTGATGCCCGTCTTACCCGCGCGGCCATTTCGTTGGGGGCGCGTCGCTGGGACATCTTTTGCAAAGTTGTGCTGCCCGCGACCCTGCCCAGCATTTTCACCGGCATGGCGGTCGGCATGGGCATCACCTGGGAAGTGGTGGTCGCCGCAGAGATGATAGCCGGCAAATCCGGCCTGGGCTATCTCACATGGTCGTCCTATGTCGGCGGGAACTACCCGCAGATCGTCATCGGCATGATGAGCATTGGCGTGGTGGGCTATCTGTCCAGTTCCGCCATCCGCAAGCTCGGCCATTATTGTATGCCCTGGACAAGAACATTCTAA